In Plasmodium gaboni strain SY75 chromosome 8, whole genome shotgun sequence, one DNA window encodes the following:
- a CDS encoding hypothetical protein (conserved Plasmodium protein, unknown function) has translation MYVTTGANDILLTINDFVNKETTSYQLTDISNNTLISEIIEKIKVLKKYTYSSTDLVLYFARVECKLNEKLSTYNKSNRKTIKLELYLSKLITINVRTLQSCGSGTSRCIPFWSFCFRQNIKIKIIDTCEVRVLKQRIYNLTDESISIPVENIVLLYKGAPLNNFLTLKESELVDNCRIDYFVPLCYIYKEKKEETDEDEEKVDDNKKTEEGKEDTQQNGNVNNENVNNENVNNENINNENINNENVNNENINNENINNDNVNNENVQNNNVPNNNVQNNNVQNNNVPNNNVKNNNVPNNNIKNNNVQNNIPMGKVMNKRVVSSKAQSNKYPPQNRQTRNVK, from the exons atgtatgTAACTACAGGTGCTAATGATATTTTGCTAACCATAAACGACTTTGTAAATAAAGAGACGACATCTTATCAGTTGACTGATATTAGTAACAATACTTTAATAAGTGAGattattgaaaaaataaaagtactaaaaaaatatacttaTAGTTCTACAGATTTAGTGTTATATTTTGCTAGAGTAGAATGTAAACTAAATGAGAAATTATcaacatataataaatcGAATAGAAAAACTATAAAGTTAGAATTATACTTATCAAAATTAATAACAATTAATGTTCGTACTTTACAATCATGTGGATCAGGAACAAGTCGATGTATTCCTTTCTGGTCTTTTTGTTTTAgacaaaatattaaaattaaaattattgaCACATGTGAAGTTAGGGTTCTAAAACAAAGAATTTATAACCTCACGGATGAATCAATATC AATTCCAGTTGAAAATATTGTCCTATTATATAAAGGAGCACCCCTAAATAATTTCTTAACTCTTAAAGAGTCCGAATTAGTAGATAATTGTCGTATAGATTATTTCGTACCTCTCtgttatatttacaaagaaaaaaaagaagaaactgatgaagatgaagaaaaagtagatgataataaaaaaacgGAGGAAGGAAAAGAAGACACACAACAAAATGGAAATgtaaataatgaaaatgtaaataatgaaaatgtaaataatgaaaatataaataatgaaaatataaataatgaaaatgtaaataatgaaaatataaataatgaaaatataaataatgataatgtaaataatgaaaatgtacaaaataataatgtaccaaataataatgtacaaaataataatgtacaaaataataatgtaccaaataataatgtaaaaaataataatgtaccaaataataatattaaaaataataatgtacaaaataatattccAATGGGAAAAGTCATGAATAAACGTGTAGTTAGTAGTAAAGCAcaatcaaataaatatccACCACAAAATAGACAAACAAGAAATGtcaaataa
- a CDS encoding hypothetical protein (conserved Plasmodium protein, unknown function): MKNFCLTAEKVKNVINYVILLCIYIIIWILLTLYCLFNKLKSYIIKLQLICKYSIIQIIKCSNVNDINLNKLKNKSNINFQLLKNKICNIFYNCLFRKNEKHDNIFEIHKNISKVPKHIYIIFKINDLIILNRKKLINYFVNILIYLYEFKVENVTIYVSDRFFNYLFYYDLFRYLYERNFYMKSVIKENTINNNKNNNNNKNNSNFLSCSDKCNKNNHFYCNYNNHIFDTNKSFHCYDHTDEFIITKFYVPDNSPSQDIYSSELCYTKRKSKDKINTTTTTNNNNNKNNNKKCYYEDNHKGNDNTTYYTYNKFSLHLKFLNKDESHKRLIRIVNEKGNMLSEGVLINDMLNFSYKNIESVIEKIYELDRTYNNKYTDNIKNIKNVHNIFFYVCYFLYELKNILLLKINCLYFRLSKNILLKRLSKDKLRIYSYNNITRNIYYIWNILKSPFSFHSKYIEKEMDNKEKLKTNDKKNITINIIHKLFNNVITQDEKCIQNIKELINKNIPMYVKPIYQDIFNHNIHNLFHSTNVDIVISLRLSLYDYLIEIFHFFYQKNYHKKKKINKLKPFNFFWEYISSFLFLYKVVHPFEQNGIQPWVLSNSELYEFYGYHINSLKKSILYYNRSTQRCGH, encoded by the coding sequence atgaagaatttTTGTTTGACTGCAGAAAAAGTAAAGAATGTAATAAACTACgtaattttattatgtatatatataataatatggattTTACTAACTTTATATTGTTTGTTTAATAAGTTAAAGagttatattataaaattacaactaatatgtaaatatagTATTATACAAATTATCAAATGTAGTAATGTGAACGATATAAATTtgaataaattaaaaaataaaagtaatataaaCTTTCAACttttaaagaataaaatatgtaatatattttataattgtctttttagaaaaaatgaaaaacatgataatatttttgaaatacataaaaatattagCAAAGTACCtaaacacatatatataatatttaaaataaatgatttaataatattgaataGGAAAAAActtataaattattttgtcaatatattaatatatttgtatgaATTTAAAGTTGAGAATGTAACCATATATGTATCTGATCgtttttttaattatctattttattatgatttGTTTAGATATCTATATGAAAGAAATTTCTATATGAAAAGTGTTATAAAAGAGAATAccataaataataataaaaataataataataataaaaataatagtaaCTTTCTTAGTTGCAGTGATAAATGTAATAAGaataatcatttttattgtaattataataacCATATTTTTGATACAAATAAATCTTTTCATTGTTATGATCATACAGatgaatttattataacaaaattTTATGTCCCAGATAATAGTCCTTCTCaagatatatatagttCAGAATTATGTTACACAAAAAGGAAAAGcaaagataaaataaatactactactactactaataataataataataagaataataataaaaaatgttattatGAAGATAATCACAAAGGTAATGATAATACCACCTATTATacttataataaattttctCTTCATCTcaaatttttaaataaagatgAATCGCACAAACGTTTGATCCGAATTGTAAAtgaaaaaggaaatatGCTATCAGAAGGTgtattaataaatgatatgttaaatttttcatataaaaacataGAATCAgtaatagaaaaaatatatgaattagATAGAAcgtataataataaatacacagataatattaaaaatataaaaaatgtgcataacatatttttttatgtatgttattttttatatgaattaaaaaacatattattattaaaaattaattgtttatattttaggttatcaaaaaatatattattaaaaagatTGTCAAAGGATAAGTTAAGgatttattcatataataatataacaagaaatatatattatatctggaatatattaaaatcacctttttcttttcattcaaaatatatagaaaaagaaatggacaataaagaaaaattaaaaactaatgataagaaaaatataaccataaatattatacataaattatttaataatgtTATTACACAAGACGAAAAATGTATACAAAATATCAAAGAgttaataaataaaaatataccTATGTATGTAAAACCAATATACcaagatatatttaatcataatattcataatcTATTTCATTCTACTAATGTTGATATAGTCATATCATTAAGACTTAGTTTATATGATTATCTTATTGAAATAtttcatttcttttatcaaaaaaattatcataaaaaaaaaaaaattaataaattaaaacctttcaattttttttgggAATATATTAGTTCCTTTCTATTCTTATATAAAGTCGTGCATCCTTTTGAACAAAATGGAATACAACCATGGGTTCTATCCAACTCGGAATTATATGAGTTTTATGGTTATCATATTAATTCCTTAAAAAaatctatattatattataatagGTCTACACAAAGATGTGGTCACTAA
- a CDS encoding hypothetical protein (conserved Plasmodium protein, unknown function) — protein sequence MEYKEKPEGPFFVSFYVTNFNSSDPSFSYKINIVDFYDNLYESNIINQNNFKQINFSNNYIQLNEEILVKTNISDDNNFVLIGYENIKALSFLHEQLIISKNIIITYKYEDHKENVVNKNIDNEKNKKKKDNEKEGKNKKKKEKNKNNTKIEIEILENSIKKDIDINFNITLNINSLVGHYCDRLNYNIMNVKIDGIYNISSSIEEIVTKRNSLNFQMKLLDISLNNGILIEDKENKKYNITWNNDNIYKYRNIKEIEYIYKYLFYESFNINGWIICSNESKKQKDNVTPNIVDSLCATFEVNISDIILNKVVNAKYKLHHIKDLKKDIKNVKQSGNQCLDIFSNSYIQLTIQFYKPFLQRTMLESPFPIDSIRPNLKKEIQIENDKKQKEDISNLFNRSVVEGINFINDQIKQLRKEQQMKIYQRTKEYFSFLNNLKENPTYINLYNNMKDVMIKVTYDIINKKIYKHFNISDEVCMDISSDNENIIDKEKKIETSNLISEENINCIFVYLFNFMYESSNVIINNYFEKEDNINKESINDIKKYNNINNLEYYLYNIIIENVHLLKYKRNIPFIEAIILILYKKINNIYERNIKEKNINDIFIEKGDNHIINIIDNYTCYNNNNNNTINDNYIYKKKEKKKKNLYSNSQENNITSLIKHICIDNRSNFNSYLFDYIEHFEDIILHKHVRKDDEEIFKRNNLQENILSVFNMEENKNIKIMFTDIIYMYSKVILLKNNTINLKYDKQSQILKYTEENEENKEKNYYDDNDNYNCQVNFDYYDTYINTNIVDTSISCLCTYIELTNSKNIESLFILCLLYLNIHKYKESLKLANYIINILQKRKENEAKIKDKLDDKLDDKLDDRVDVNVENVIEAKLKEKENHLNINNLYIYSTFHDNNLNICENICIYIKSLCYFFQRNYIYYYINMCILLNENKNILKECIEKNANIYEEEKEKCCDSRKSNNKESKKKEKKDIEKDHKEKKKGSKKKIKDENNEKKDIQNEEIFMNNEKMDIQNEEIFMNNEKMDIQNEEIFMNNEKMDIQNEEIFMNDEKIDTPNDQTLNTYNNNKNNNNSNINLYDNTNISRKKHKGKEISSPKNLKRKSEISSYHTDHLLLTYIETSEDKIPIKDKYMLLFIIYCIKYNIINIVMFIYENRRKLLNDITIDSHLFHHLTIRIFFSIKDYLKCINLIEEKFEHLNNVDILYIYSQCLYKLKNYKKCIEYMQKYLNLCKYNNVRVKIYLQLNKIYFSLNKYSESKSMIKNSLQIYKTSYAYLNLAYYYLIKKKNFIYSYKMLYKANEINIFNIKLWAYLTVVFLHLNMKIQADKSLNNFLKMKVYKKDLIIHMMETYKYYGYEKEEKYLLSFLKN from the exons atggaatataaagaaaagCCTGAAGGACCTTTCTTTGTGTCtttttat gttacaaattttaattcttcTGACCCGTCCTTTTCTTACAAGATAAATATAGTAG ACTTTTATGATAACCTATATGAATCTAATATCATAAAccaaaataattttaaacaaattaatttttccaataattatatacaattaaatgaag AAATTTTAGTAAAGACCAATATAagtgatgataataattttgtattGATAGGATATGAGAATATCAAAGCTTTGTCATTTTTGCATGAACAGTTAATAATCTcaaagaatattataataacatataaatatgaagatcataaagaaaatgtagttaataaaaatatcgataatgaaaagaacaaaaaaaaaaaagataatgaaaaagaaggaaaaaataaaaagaaaaaggaaaagaataaaaataataccAAGATTGAAATCGAAATATTAGAAAATTCGATAAAAAAGGATATTGACATAA attttaatattaccctaaatataaattcaCTGGTTGGACATTACTGCGATAGGcttaattataatattatgaacGTTAAG ATTGATGGGatctataatatatcttcatCAATAGAAGAAATTGTCACAAAAAGAAACTCCCTAAATTTTCAA ATGAAATTATTAGACATCTCCTTAAACAATGGAATTCTTATAGAAG aTAAGGAGAAcaagaaatataatattacttggaataatgataatatatacaaatatagaaatataaag GAAATCGAATATATCTACAAATATCTATTTTATGAATCCTTCAACATAAATGGATGGATAATTTGTTCAAATGAAAgtaaaaaacaaaaag ATAATGTAACCCCCAATATAGTAGATTCTTTATGTGCAACCTTTGAGGTTAATATATctgatataatattaaacaaag TCGTTAATGCCAAGTACAAACTGCATCATATAaaagatttaaaaaaggacataaaaaatgtaaaacAAAGTGGCAATCAATGTTTAGATATTTTCTCAAATTCGTATATACAGCTAACAATACAATTTTATAAAc CCTTCTTGCAAAGAACAATGCTGGAAAGTCCATTCCCAATTGATTCTATACGTCcaaatttaaaaaaagaaatacaAATAGAAAATGACAAAAAGCAAAAAGAGGATATCAgtaatttatttaatcg atCAGTTGTGGAAGGCATAAATTTTATCAACGACCAAATAAAACAATTAAGAAAAGAACaacaaatgaaaatttatcaaagaacaaaagaatatttttcCTTTCTAAACAACTTAAAGGAGAACCCAACGTacataaatttatataataatatgaaagaTGTGATG ATTAAAGTTAcatatgatataattaataaaaaaatttataagCATTTTAATATAAGTGATGAGGTTTGCATGGATATATCTAGCGATAATGAGAATATTAtagataaagaaaaaaaaatagaaacATCAAATTTAATTTCAGAAGAAAACATTAATTGTATTTTTGTCTATCTGtttaattttatgtatGAATCATCTAATGtcataataaataattattttgaaaaagaagataatataaataaagaatcaataaatgatataaaaaaatataataacataaataatttagaatattatttatataatattattatagaaaatgtacatttattaaaatataaaagaaatattccttttatcgaagcaataatattaatactttataaaaagataaataatatatatgaacgtaatataaaagaaaaaaatataaatgacatatttatagaaaaaggtgataatcatattattaatataatagataattatacatgttataataataataataataataccataaatgataattatatatataaaaaaaaagaaaaaaaaaaaaaaaacttatATTCTAATAGtcaagaaaataatataacatcattaataaaacatatttgTATTGATAATCGAAGTAATTTCAATTCTTATCTTTTTGATTATATTGAACACTTTGaagatattatattacataaaCATGTGAGAAAAGACGatgaagaaatatttaaaagaaataatttGCAGGAAAATATCTTATCCGTTTTTAATATggaagaaaataaaaatataaaaattatgtttacagatattatttatatgtattctaaagttatattattaaagaATAACACTATTAATCTTAAATATGATAAACAAAGCcaaattttaaaatatacagaagaaaatgaagagaataaagaaaaaaattactatgatgataatgataattataattgtCAGGTTAATTTCGACTATTatgatacatatattaataccAATATTGTAGACACTTCAATATCGTGTTTGTGCACCTATATAGAACTAACCAACAgt AAAAATATTGAGAGCCTGTTCATTCTATGccttttatatttgaacatacataaatataaagagAGTTTAAAATTAGctaattatattataaatattttacaaaaaagaaaagaaaatgaagCAAAAATAAAAGACAAATTAGATGACAAATTAGATGATAAATTAGATGATAGGGTAGACGTTAATGTAGAAAATGTAATAGAAGCAAAgttaaaagaaaaagaaaaccatttaaatataaataatttatatatatatagtacTTTTCATGACAATAATTTGAACATATGTGAGaacatatgtatatatattaaaagcctttgttatttttttcaacgtaattatatatactattatataaatatgtgtatacttttaaatgaaaataaaaatatattaaaagaatgcatagaaaaaaatgccaacatatatgaagaagaaaaggaaaaatgTTGTGATTCAAGAAAATCCAATAATAAAgaaagtaaaaaaaaagagaaaaaagATATTGAAAAGGATCATaaggaaaagaaaaaaggttcaaaaaaaaaaataaaagatgaaaataatgaaaagaaagatatacaaaatgaagaaatatttatgaataatgaaaaaatggatatacaaaatgaagaaatatttatgaataatgaaaaaatggatatacaaaatgaagaaatatttatgaataatgaaaaaatggatatacaaaatgaagaaatatttatgaacGATGAAAAAATAGATACACCAAATGACCAAACTTTAAACAcatataacaataataagaataataataacagTAACATAAATTTGTATGACAATACCAATATTTCAAGAAAAAAGCATAAAGGTAAGGAAATTTCATCACCAAAAAATCTAAAAAGAAAATCAGAAATATCTTCTTATCACACAGACCATTTATTATTGACATATATTGAAACGTCAGAAGATAAAATTCcaataaaagataaatatatgttgttatttataatatattgtataaaatataatattattaatattgttatGTTCATATATGAAAATAGAAGAAAACTTTTAAATGACATAACTATTGACTCACATTTATTTCATCATCTGACtataagaatatttttctcAATAAAAG ATTATCTCAAGTGTATTAATTTGATAGAAGAAAAATTCGAACACTTAAACAACGTggatatattatacatcTATTCAcaatgtttatataaattaaaaaactataaaaaatgtatagAATATATGCAAAAGTATTTAAatttatgtaaatataataatgtgagagttaaaatatatctacaattaaataaaatatatttttctttaaataaatattcagAAAGTAAGAGtatgataaaaaattctttacaaatatataagacAAGTTATGCTTATCTTAACTTAGCATATTACTATTtgattaaaaaaaaaaattttatctattcatataaaatgttatataaagCAAACGagataaatattttcaatattaaATTGTGGGCATATCTCACAGTAGTATTCCTGCATTTAAATATGAAG ATACAAGCTGATAAAagtttaaataattttttgaaaatgaaagtgtataaaaaagatcttattattcatatgatggagacatacaaatattatggttatgaaaaggaagaaaaatatttattatcatttttaaaaaattag
- a CDS encoding putative U6 snRNA-associated Sm-like protein LSm3 has protein sequence MEKIALIQNPLDYIRLNMEEEIFLKCKGDRELIGKLDAYDNHLNMILSNVRETYKYSVKENEEETVKKMERSLDMVFVRGDSIILVSSAMK, from the exons atggaaaaaataGCATTAATACAAA ATCCCTTAGATTATATTCGTTTAAATATGGAGgaagaaatatttttaaaatgtaaAGGAGATAGAGAACTAATTGGAAAATTAGAT gCTTATGATAATCACTTAAATATGATTTTATCGAATGTCCGTGAGACTTATAAATATAGCgttaaagaaaatgaagaagaaacTGTTAAG AAAATGGAAAGAAGTTTAGACATGGTTTTTGTTAGAGGAGATTCTATCATATTAGTATCATCTGctatgaaataa